One Deltaproteobacteria bacterium DNA window includes the following coding sequences:
- a CDS encoding PhoH family protein yields MATKNYVLDTNVLLHDPAAMYRFEDNHVIIPIYVLEEIDNFKKDQSELGRNAREVARQLDAHRANGGLSHPVALPNGGTIRVAFRHGELPEPLQGSARADNNILAVALEVRDEDPSIKTILVTKDVNMRIRGDALGLHTVDYDAQRISISELYSGTAELDVDGALIDAFYADGKLSGDQVDHDLVPNQYVLLRDADNPGHSALCRFDGIDIVPIRKLREGVWGIRPRNKEQHYCLDLLLNDDIQLVTLVGKAGTGKTLLALAAGLQRAVEEGGYQKLLVSRPIFPLGRDIGYLPGDIEEKLNPWMQPIFDNIELLMGLGRTEKRQGRSYAELVDLGFIEIEPLTYIRGRSLPNVYMIIDEAQNLTPHEVKSIITRAGDGAKVVLTGDPYQIDNPYIDSTNNGLTTVVERFKGEKLSGHVTLTKGERSALAELATHLL; encoded by the coding sequence ATGGCGACGAAAAACTACGTTCTGGACACCAACGTGTTGTTGCACGACCCGGCCGCGATGTACCGGTTCGAGGACAACCACGTCATCATCCCCATCTACGTCCTCGAGGAGATCGACAACTTCAAGAAGGACCAGTCAGAGCTCGGCCGCAACGCGCGCGAGGTCGCCCGCCAGCTCGACGCGCACCGGGCCAACGGGGGGCTGTCGCATCCGGTCGCGCTGCCCAACGGCGGCACGATTCGCGTCGCGTTCCGCCACGGCGAGCTGCCCGAACCGCTGCAGGGCTCGGCGCGCGCCGACAACAACATCCTGGCCGTCGCCCTCGAGGTCCGCGACGAGGACCCGTCGATCAAGACGATCCTCGTCACCAAGGACGTCAACATGCGCATCCGCGGCGATGCGCTCGGCCTGCACACCGTCGATTACGACGCGCAGCGCATCTCGATCAGCGAGCTGTACTCCGGCACGGCCGAACTCGACGTCGACGGCGCCCTGATCGACGCGTTCTACGCCGACGGCAAGCTGTCCGGCGACCAGGTGGACCACGACCTGGTGCCGAACCAGTACGTGCTGTTGCGCGACGCGGACAACCCGGGCCACTCGGCCCTGTGCCGGTTCGACGGCATCGACATCGTGCCGATCCGCAAGCTGCGCGAGGGCGTGTGGGGGATCCGGCCGCGCAACAAGGAGCAGCACTACTGCCTCGACCTGCTGCTGAACGACGACATCCAGCTCGTGACGCTGGTCGGCAAAGCCGGCACCGGCAAGACGTTGCTGGCGCTGGCGGCGGGGCTGCAGCGGGCGGTGGAGGAGGGCGGGTACCAGAAGCTGCTCGTGTCCCGGCCGATCTTTCCGTTGGGCCGCGACATCGGCTACCTGCCCGGCGACATCGAGGAGAAGCTCAACCCGTGGATGCAGCCGATCTTCGACAACATCGAGCTGCTGATGGGCCTCGGCCGGACGGAAAAGCGCCAGGGCCGCAGCTACGCCGAACTTGTCGACCTCGGCTTCATCGAGATCGAGCCGCTCACGTACATCCGGGGGCGCTCGCTGCCAAACGTCTACATGATCATCGACGAGGCGCAGAACCTCACGCCGCACGAGGTCAAGTCGATCATCACGCGCGCCGGTGACGGCGCCAAGGTGGTGCTCACCGGCGACCCCTACCAGATCGACAACCCGTACATCGATTCGACCAACAACGGCCTCACCACCGTCGTCGAGCGGTTCAAGGGCGAGAAGTTGTCCGGCCACGTCACCCTCACCAAGGGGGAGCGGTCGGCGCTGGCCGAGTTGGCGACCCACCTACTGTAG
- a CDS encoding sigma-70 family RNA polymerase sigma factor gives MANAATSLSTTLLSAVAPDGQAALASWDALADQLAVAHEVAAAAWAGSFELAPEAFVAAIAERIGVAADPRAALARLRAADLYLAVACARGVAGAVDAFERVFGRDIDRVVARFARSAADRDDLGQAVRERLLVGAGPARPPRIASYDGSGFLQNWVRVTTTRLCIDAARAARPRQVEVPAGDDEPHVAGDRADAELSFFRRELAGVVRAAFADAVAELDGDRRRLLRWHVVDGLSIDTIAERLGCHRATAARRLVRARADLVDALRAALHRRDPSASVESCVGLVRSQLDVSLHRLLATREPRRGG, from the coding sequence ATGGCGAATGCCGCCACGTCGCTGTCGACGACGCTGTTGTCGGCGGTCGCGCCGGACGGCCAGGCGGCGCTCGCGTCGTGGGACGCGCTCGCCGACCAGCTCGCCGTCGCGCACGAGGTGGCCGCCGCCGCATGGGCGGGCTCCTTCGAGCTGGCACCGGAGGCGTTCGTCGCGGCGATCGCGGAGCGCATCGGTGTGGCCGCCGACCCGCGCGCGGCGCTGGCCCGCCTGCGCGCCGCCGACCTGTACCTGGCCGTCGCGTGCGCGCGCGGCGTTGCGGGAGCGGTCGACGCGTTCGAGCGCGTGTTCGGGCGGGACATCGATCGCGTGGTGGCGCGGTTTGCGCGCTCGGCCGCGGACCGCGACGACCTCGGCCAGGCGGTACGCGAGCGGCTACTGGTCGGCGCCGGACCCGCGCGGCCGCCGCGCATCGCGTCCTACGACGGCAGCGGATTTTTGCAAAACTGGGTGCGGGTCACGACGACGCGGCTGTGCATCGACGCGGCGCGCGCGGCGCGCCCCCGCCAGGTGGAGGTGCCGGCCGGCGACGACGAGCCGCACGTCGCCGGCGACCGCGCCGACGCGGAGCTGTCGTTTTTTCGGCGCGAACTCGCGGGCGTCGTGCGCGCGGCGTTCGCCGACGCGGTCGCCGAGCTGGACGGCGACCGGCGGCGGCTGCTGCGGTGGCACGTCGTCGACGGGCTGTCGATCGACACGATCGCCGAGCGGCTCGGGTGCCATCGCGCGACGGCGGCGCGGCGGCTGGTCCGCGCCCGCGCCGACCTGGTCGACGCGCTGCGCGCGGCGCTGCACCGGCGCGACCCGAGCGCCTCGGTCGAGTCGTGCGTGGGCCTCGTGCGCAGCCAGCTCGACGTGAGCCTTCACCGACTGCTGGCCACCCGCGAGCCCCGGCGAGGCGGATGA